The Malus domestica chromosome 06, GDT2T_hap1 genome has a segment encoding these proteins:
- the LOC103411712 gene encoding MYB-like transcription factor ETC3 → MDRRRSHKQETKSTANSGSEEEVSSMKWEYVKMSEDEVDLIYRMYRLVGDRWHLIAGRIPGRKAEEIERFWIMAHGETSSRKRNEPAYLTKD, encoded by the exons ATGGACAGACGTCGTTCACATAAGCAAGAAACCAAGAGCACTGCCAATTCTGGCTCAGAAG AAGAAGTGAGTAGTATGAAATGGGAGTACGTAAAGATGAGTGAAGACGAGGTGGATCTGATCTACAGAATGTACAGACTCGTTGGAGACAG GTGGCATTTGATTGCGGGTCGGATTCCAGGTCGAAAAGCAGAAGAAATAGAGAGGTTCTGGATAATGGCACACGGCGAAACATCCTCTCGGAAAAGAAACGAGCCTGCATATCTAACAAAAGACTAA